acgaaaCAAGAGAAATCAATTCTCCTGTCatgtggctcttggctgaaagcagagaataccagaaatgtgtGTATTTGTCTTTTATTCAAAGGCATTCCACTATGAGGATTACAGCAAACTATGTATAGGcttgagaagaaaggaaattctagaacacttcattgtgcacatAGGGACCTTGTACATCAATTAAAAGTCAGTTTGGGGGAAGAACAAGAAAACGCTTCAAagcttaacatcaggaaaggtgtatgtcaggatCTTATCCTCTGACCATGATTATTTACACTGTATGCTGAGAACAgaaagagaagctggattttatgaagaagaatgtgacatcagggttGGACGAAGGCTTATAACAAGCTGTGATATGTATATGatacatccttgctttttgaaaggaggtcttgaagcacttattgatgatcaAGGATAGCAGCCTTTAACTATGTTTTACAACCCAATTTAAAGAAGATCATAATCCTCACCAGTAAACAAATAGTTGGCAACACCAAATACAGAGAAAGatagaaattgtcaagggttttgtattgcttggatccacaatcaatgcctatggaagcagcCGCCACAAGATCAAACGATGCATTGGATTGAATAAATTTGCTACACAAGGATGTAGGCGGACTGACCcatgccatagtattttcaactgcctcatttgCATTTggaaactggacattgaataaagaagaccaaagaggaataaatgcctttgaatggtggtgcctgcaaagaatatagaaagtaatgtggattgacaaagaacaaacaaatctgtcttaaaagaagtaagGCCTGAGTGCTTCttaaaggcaagaatggcaaaacCTGATCTTACATAATTTTGACATTAGTcaaaggagaccagtccctggaaaaggacatcttccttggtaaaggagaaaccaaactaaacaaacaaattcactggcaCCGAGTTCATACTTATTCAAAGTAGGTTctcaattctttatgggagtagaaagtactGTCTTTTTCCTCTGGAGCCcctaatggtttcaaacttcttGTGGATTGAAATCCTccttgtaaccactactccacccaatctccttggtaaagtagaggggcagcacaaaagcaggagcctcgatgagatggattgcccCCGTGGCTTTACAAAGGGCTTAAGCACAggaacgatggtgaggatggctcggGACTGGCCAGCGTCCAGTTCTCTTGGTCACAGGGTCATCGTGGGTCTGAACTGCTTTGATGGCACTGAGTCATGACAATTATAACATGAGTAGGATATCTACACAGGGAACCAGAgacacatataaaccatagatgtgtcaatggatttggggctcacactcaaTTCTAGtctcaatgtaagaacaagtAGTCCATGTGGCATGACCCTGCTTAATGCTTGCCCTCGAGAAGATATGAGTGCTTTCTAACTTGTCTTATTACAAGCACCTGTTTAATTGAGGTGTTAACCAAGtcaacatggaagcagcacactagtgtgtgtgatccaaggataatACAATTCAAAtataaaggagggaatagtatcagatcctaaattgtgagcacctgatTTGAAGAAGGCTGTGGTTATTAGCGGAAGCCTGAAATCCATGTGCAGGTCCCCGCACAAATTAAGTCCCTGCTGAATTCCTTCGACCTTAGTCAAGAGATGtgcatagccttgttatcaggcagagggcattgttaAGTAAACTATGACAGATTTACTTAGGTTAAAATCGAACACCTTATTATTAATATCCATTTGGCCCATTTAAAAttgcttcagtttttaatattttctgctttctcgttGAGGATTTTCTGTTCGGTCTGGTCATTGTTATTGGGcttattttttgtttgatttcaTTGGTTTCCTATTGGTATGGTGCATGACTTTCTGTCTACTAAATCAAGCTCTGTAGATCAGTAGAGACATCACTGGACAGGAGTGTGGCACTGGACAGGAGTGTGGCACTGGACAGGAGTGTGGCACTGGACAGGAGTGTGGCACTGGACAGGAGTGTGGCACTGGACAGGAGTGTGGCaggggggggatggggagctaaAAGCAAGGAGTATGAGAAGAAACTGCCcacaagttgattgtggtgatgattcttAATATGTCTgcatgacagaatttatgatgcttgaaAACTATAATaataaaactatatttaaaaagaaatacaattatttttacatcagttatttatatttttccaaccaaaaaaaagagagaaagcaagCCAACTTTTGTGCCAAGGAATAAGTCAATTTTAAGGTTGGGCCACTATGACATTTTTACTAAAACTCACGTGTTAGGCACTTTCAGTTTTAAGCAAGCAGTCTGACCTCAGTTTTTAGACCAATCAACACTTTAAGGAATATGTGGAAGATTTGAAAATGAGCCAAGACAGGGAAGGTTGTCAACCTCAAATGATGGAGAAGCTGTGGCTGAAGGAATGAGACTTGTGGAAAAGGTCATAGAGCTGCCACTGACAGGATAGCTCATGTTGCTAGGCATTTTCGGTTTTAAGCAAACACCCTGACCGTAGCAACTTCTGCCTTGATGGACGCCGAGAGCTTTGATGGATTGGCGAGCTCACAGCGCTGTCTGTTCCCTTACTCTCTTAAGAAAGATATAAGCTAATGGAGATGCTCTTATGGAATGACTCATAACCAAGGATGTGTTCTGGAGTTACCTCTATGACCTTGAGAGCACAGTCTACTAAAACCAGTGACTTCCTATGGGATCTGATGAGGTTTTTAGATTCAAGGCAAAGAAGTTAGCCCAGAAGATATGACAACTATTATTTTTTGGAATCCAGAGAGGGTAACCTTGATAGATCTTCTCAATGGACATAGGACAATCACTAAGTATTATTATTAAACagtttaaagaaaattgaaaactgtgcTGACCCGGACAATGGTGTGCAGGAATTTTTCTCTCAAGACAATTCAGTTGCTCATTTGTCGCGGTTCGCAGACACTGTTCTCTGAGAATTTCATTGACTACCCGCATCCTACCCACCCTTTATTCTCAGTCCATCCCTCGGACTTTTGTTCATTCCAAGCCTCAAAGAACATTAAAGGGAACAAAGTTTTTCCTGCTCAAAGATTGCAAAACTGGTGATTTGATATGGCGTCAATTTAGAAGTCTAGAAATCTTTGACGAGAGGGTACAGTAATAGAAATGCCATTATCAGAAGTGTACAGACTTAAATGAAGGatggttgagaaacaatagtaccAAATTCTGATATTTTTAAACATATGCTTTCTATGCTTTTATAgagcatatgcacacacacacacacatgccataaACATAGCCAAAATATCAAATTCACACTCAATAGCATCAATTCCATGTTATCACACAGTGATCTATAAGATAGGCAGAACTACCCCTGCGAGTTTTCCAGACTGAAagtcctgggagtagaaagtctcattttcttacttggagtggctagtgatttTGGACTGCTGGCCTGGAGGAATGCAGCCCAATTCGCAAtcaccaagccaccagggctccaaaaggATAGTATATTCTTAATACTATTTAGAGTTTGACTGTGATAAGTTAAACATGTATTTTGTAAGCTCCAGAAAAAGcaccaaacaaataaacataaaCCAAAAGGATATGACTAATAAATTAAGTGGAGACATAtcagaacattaaaaaaagactcattcaatttaaaaaaggaaaagaaacaaacaagacaTTTCGCACATCAAGATGTAAATATTAGATTCAAACCCCAATTCACTGAGTATCACATGAAATGCGCCTGTGGCtgtgcagtgattaagcacttaTCTGCTACATCCAACCACTATGTAGAAAAATGTTGCAgtttgctcccctaaagattataACCTAGAAAACCCTGAGTCAGTCTCGTGtattttggatcactctgaattggaattaactcaatagtACACAAAAACATCAGATTAATCAATAGAACATGCAGGTACTCCTATTAAAAAGTAAGGATCAATAGACAAAATTAATAGATGAAAGTTAACTACATGCTATCAGCTGGAAATGAACTTTATATATAAGGACACagatggaaaaataaaacatgaaatgGACACAGAATATATTTGTGATATCCTGTAATTTCAAAAGATTCATAAGGCTGTAAAAGTAGtcgactgataaacacatgtggggttaattgataggcagagggataaatggcttgttgagcctcgcctttgagttctcaggtctcttgctttctggtggtcagatcaggatgcagctgccttagccagttcctgcttcagctggcaagactcacttcctgtaagacatgcctgaagagaagccacatgggcctaccccaatgcagccctgggtgctggagcacccctgtggaaacccctgcctgccaacactgagatgcttacacattcactgactcagctttccccctgaagttggcatcattacgtgtgttttgtgagatggaggtggactttgtgaattggtatcagacatatgggttaatgttggatttgttgccttgggcaggactgggttgggatattttcttgatgtgcacttaacctatatataaatctgttatacatgagtttctatggatttgtttctctaaaacacCAAGAATAATACAATCGGATAGTGttatgttctgttgtatatagggatgttatgagcaagaatcaactgGTTGACACAAAACAATAAAAGCATGATTCTCATATTAGCTGTTGTAAAGTTGAAGAGTCAAATCTAACTAGAAGTCTGTACAAATCAAGTAACTTACTGTTTTTATACATACCAATTAGTtggtaaaaacaattttttttttctctctgtctctggacAAAATGTTTTTGTAAAAGATAATTACTCCCACTGCAAAATGACTTCAGAGAGCTCCCAAGACTGATTCTCACATCTCCAATGAGATAAGTTTCTTGGCATTAGAATAGAAGGCTTTATATTGGTTCACTATAGGATATTGTAATTGTGTAGTTTAGGACAAGAAAAGGGGAGTTCTCACTACCGTATGGGAGGACTTGGAGAAACTTACTTTAGCAGTTTAGTGCAAGGACCAAGTTAAAACACATCCAGTCAAGAGTAGCATATtgcaaatattttcagaatgaaaATTTATAGTTgaagaagagagaagaaacaaCCTGGATAacaaatttaataaaaaataaggtGAGTAGATGGAATGGGGTGAGTTATTAAAAGTGTCTGTATATATGcacttttaatatatattttgactGGATAAATTATTTTCTATATGTAAAATTAGAAATTAAACTCTATAAACAAGTTAATTGATATATTAGTAAAAAATAATACATTCTTGTGCTCTTCTCTGTCTAGATTAACTCCTTACTGCCCTGGTTTTAAGAGTTGCCTGTTAAGATAGAAATCATAGTTTGATGAGCATAAGTGAAAGATATTACAACCACTATATTTCACTGTTCTATGTATTATATGCTTTCTATTAGGGGATATTAGTCTTTCTTTAAACATATAGTTATTGATAACACAATTTcctggtgatgaagaaatttcCAACAAGAAAGCAGTTGCCACGAGAAGCAGAGTAATATCACTGTTGTTAGCTGGCGCTGAGTCAGCTCATTGTATGACCAGGTCCAGGAGAATTTTCATCATGTGAAGTTTGTGTTCACTGAACAATACTGGAAACCCACATTGACCAATAAGGGATCCTTTACTACTTTCTTGTTTATAGCCtcacagaaaaatatattttcttccaagataaattaaTGGAAGGAAAATTAAAGCACTCGTGGTTTTAGcattttattaatttaatttgGAGGTGAGGTGGCTGTTCTTGTAAGAGTGATCTCCTGTGCATCAAATTTGGCCTTCCCTGGGGAGAGAAATTCTCTGACGACATATATTGAGATTGGAAATACTTTATCTCCGATAAAGGCAATAAGCAAATGAATGTTTCATTAAGGAAGAAGCTGAATGCTCTGACTAAAGTTTAAGGAATTCTGAGTGACTTTTTCAAAGCCCCCTCGTTCCTGTCGTGCAAACCTTGTGTATGCTCTACCCATGGCACTTTgaagatggtgttggtgaaaatctAGTTCTATCTAGAAAGACCACACTTTCTGCGCCGGTAAGAGTTACAACCTGAGAAACGCACAAGTGCAGTTGTACCCTGGACTatacagtcgctatgagtcagggttCACACATGGTGGTGTGTTTGGGGagtcttttgtttgcttgttttggattTTTATGACTGGTCTCAAAGCTAGGAGGTGGTACTACAACATTAGTTCTGGCATTAATTATGGCATTAATGTATTGCTCACTTATATTTGgctgttatttattttaaataatttgggTTCAAATGTATGTATCCAATATATTAAATTATACATGAAGGTTATCTATGCTTTTCCCCTTACACTTCTCCCATTTTCATCATCCACATAGATTTTATATGGACAATTGATATATGTGAATCTATCTTATTAAGTAGAATGAACTCAAttgaaatttttttctgtttttgtataTAACTAGTAGTAGCATGCTGTGAATCATTGTGATACGTTCCTGACTTTCTTTTCCAGAGGCGGCTGTGCACTGGGCACATGGCtcacataaatgaatcagtggtcTCTGAATTTGTGCTGCTgggactctctgattctgaagaaCTTCAGCTTTTCTTATTCGCCATCTTCTCTGTAGTGTATGTGACTTCTGTACTAGGAAACCTCATGATTATTGTCATCATTTCCTCCGACTCCCATCTGAACTCGCCCATGTACTTCCTCCTCAGCAACCTTTCTTTCATTGATATCTGTCAGTCTAACTTTGCCACCCCTAAGATGCTGCTAGACTTTTTCGTGGAGCACAAGACTATTTCTTTTGAGGGTTGCATGGCCCAGATATTTCTTCTCCACAGTTTTGTGGGGAGTGAGATGATGCTGCTTGTGGCGATGGCCTATGACAGATTTATAGCCATATGTAAGCCCCTGCATTATAGTACAATCATGAGTAGGAAGCTGTGTATAATTTTTGTGTCGATATCGTGGGCTGTGGGTATTCTTCATTCTGTGAGCCATTTGGCGTTTACAGTGGATCTGCCCTTCTGTGGCTCCAATGAGGTAGACAGCTTCTTTtgtgaccttcctctggtgattGAGCTGGCTTGCATGGATACTTATGAAATGGAAATTATGACTTTAACTAACAGTGGTCTGATCTCATTGAGCTGTTTTCTGGCTCTGATCATTTCCTACACCATCATTTTGGTCACTGTCCAACGCAGGTCCTCCAGCGCGTCTTCTAAGGCACTGTTCACCCTAACTGCCCATATCACAGTGGTAGTTCTTTTCTTTGGACCTTGCATTTATTTCTACATCTGGCCTTTTAGCAGACTTCCTATGGATAAGTTCCTTTCTGTGTTCTATATTGTTTGTACACCCCTGTTGAACCCCATCATCTACACTCTGAGGAATGAAGACGTTAAGTCGGCCATGCGGAAATTAAGAAGCCGTCATGTGAACTCGTGGAGACACTAGAGAACCACCATGAGGGAGGATCATCTTGAATGGCAGTGAacaccctccactggctcacagcaTCATGCAGCCAGCTCTGCTAGCAATGTGGTTTATTTAgtcatggtattgctattcttaCCCTAAATGCAAGAAAATTGCATAAATTCACTTTCTGGTTTACTTTTGAGATGGGATTTAActaattcttttttaataaataaagattGCATTTGTCTTGCAAATTTTTAGGAGTATTGAAAATATGTTCTAAAGAAAGAAGACTCTGAGAGGCATACAATGCTATGCTGGTGCTCCTCACAGCAGGAGCTCTGgctgtgcagtggttaagtgttcgGATGTTGATCACaaagctggcagtttgaacccacctagggcttcttccgtgggagaaagaccagtttCTCTTCCTGTAAAAAAGGGACGGCTTGGGAAACCCCCAAGGACAGGTCTACTCTCCTCTTAGAGttgctggatggcagtgattttgttttttcaGAAATTCTTAGGGTGAAGGGACCTGGCAACTTGCTCCTTAAAGATTAAAGCCTAGGAAATGCTATGGGCACAGCTTGATAACATGACACAAGCTTGTAATTCTCCTGAATGGAACACATGATAGTCTTACACATTGGACTCAATGTACACAAGGAAACTGAGTGTCTGACAGCTCTACGCAAGTTACTCATAGCTCTATTCCACACGTTGACCCAGTGGGAAAATGATTGTAGTTTATAGCATGGATTTTACTTCATTGTTAGGTTTACATATTTGTTAGGTTATCTTTTTTCTGGTTTTGAATCCattgattgcttatttttccctACTTCTTATTACTACTTCTAACATTATGGTcctataatattttcttttaatgttatTTGGTATGtagttatatatctatataaatgtaTGGTTATATTTGCTgatatacaaatacatatatttgTGTGCCATCTAcaatatatgtaattatatttcaaTCCAAGGAAACTTACctcatattatttaaaaatattgcaAATTTATTTGATATTTCAGCAAATATGTGAGGTATTGAATATTTAAATGGAAACCTAAATTAATTCCACATGGATCACACCCTTACAAATGCACAAAATGGCTAAAATTATTAGTGACTTAGAACCAAATTTGGAAGCAATTCTGCCATATTCCATAAAAGCACAAAGGGCAATATAATTTGACTACACTAATATcaaatatttatgaaatattaTTTCATTTGTTATACAACATTTTTGCTCAATGCTTTTCACCAGAGGTATTTATTTAGAAAATGAACTTGTAACAGGAAGACTATATGTATTTCTGAAGTGAAAAATaatcaattaaaagaaaatagaaagtctTCATTCAGTTGTTCTCCATCTGGATGCAGTATTTTAATTGTAGTATAAGACATAAAATGTAATGGTTAGGTGTAGAGCCTTGAGGAGTGATTCTAAATGGAAAGTCCCATGCAAACTAAATTTAAATGTAGACACTTGTTATTTAACTAAGATTTCTTGCAACTTCAGATCTTTAGTCAATATCATTTGAACAAAATCTAACATGGGTGATAATTCTTTAAACGTAACTATCTGTTGTATATGTTTATCAAGTGCCGAAAACACTCCAGACATGCAATAAACCTTAATTCAGTTTTGCGATTGTTGGTGGtgttttcctttctccttttTAAAGTCTGTCCTATTGTTGAAAATACAGAAGTGTTTCTTCAGCcttgaaaaaaaaagtcatttgttTGGATTCTCAGTACTCTCCCATGTAAAATGAGATTGTTAATAATTGTTTCACAGGAATTCTGTAAAACAAGACAATATAATCTACCCAAAACACATTATGAATCATAAAACAGTATACGTATAGTTTCTTTGAACCACTATTTCTATCAGCATCTGGATTGTGCAAATCCTATGAATATAGTCTTTTTCTACATTTGCTTCTGAAAGTAAATTCAtaatgcacacatacacattacctcttctctttctccctttccaTCTTATTAAAATGCACCTCTCTAAAATTAGAATTTAGCCGTGTCCATTTATTAGTACAACCTACGCCAATGAAATTTACTCAATAATAATCTAGAATGGGTCCAATATCCACTCTTAAAGATATGCAAAGTTACCCCAATGATTACAAGTTGTGGAATTAAACATGGGGAAATTACACTGGCACAGACAGTTAAATGCAAGCTAGCCTTTGTTAACAGTCAGACTGCTGGGACCACCAACTCACTATTGAAATAAGGAAGAAAACACTCTTTCTCATCCtgtaacaaaacctatttttaaaataatttgaagtTTGATGTTTGGATGCTACTTCCACAGAGCCGTATTGTGGAAAGAGCATTTTGGTGGAGGGAGTAgttcatcttttatttctttatttttaaacaaaacacatTGCTAATTTGTAGCCGGTTCAGCACACAGTCTTTTCCTTGTCCTTCTGCTCTGGCCTTCATCAGGATGACACTGAGGTCACATTTCCCAACCTCCCGTTTTAGCTGTTTTTCAGTTGGATTTGGTCAGTTCAAAGCATGGGGAAATCTGAAAGTAAGAGGAGAAATTCCTCGATTTGCTCTATTCCAGGGAGCTATGATAAAGCTTTGGATGAGGCATCAGCCTGCAAAATGCAAGGTTAGAGCTTCAAACCTCTCAACTCctcttcaggaaaaagatgaagctctctactccAGTTAAtacgtacagtctcagaaatcctctatGGAGTCAACTGTGGATCAGAATCGGcgtgatggcagtgggagtgataTGGGCTTTGGCTCTTCATCGGCTACTTCATGACAGTGACTGAACCTTCTCTTTAGTTCTGGGAATAGAGCACACCAGGTTTGCTGTTTCCAGGAGGTAACTGTAGGGATTATAAAATAATCCTTTCCTTAATGTTCCATCCTGagcttggaaaaagtatagcttCTTTTtcctagtttctttttttttcctttctctctcttt
This genomic stretch from Tenrec ecaudatus isolate mTenEca1 chromosome 14, mTenEca1.hap1, whole genome shotgun sequence harbors:
- the LOC142425829 gene encoding olfactory receptor 4K1-like, which encodes MAHINESVVSEFVLLGLSDSEELQLFLFAIFSVVYVTSVLGNLMIIVIISSDSHLNSPMYFLLSNLSFIDICQSNFATPKMLLDFFVEHKTISFEGCMAQIFLLHSFVGSEMMLLVAMAYDRFIAICKPLHYSTIMSRKLCIIFVSISWAVGILHSVSHLAFTVDLPFCGSNEVDSFFCDLPLVIELACMDTYEMEIMTLTNSGLISLSCFLALIISYTIILVTVQRRSSSASSKALFTLTAHITVVVLFFGPCIYFYIWPFSRLPMDKFLSVFYIVCTPLLNPIIYTLRNEDVKSAMRKLRSRHVNSWRH